A stretch of Campylobacter gracilis DNA encodes these proteins:
- a CDS encoding RrF2 family transcriptional regulator: MALLSTKGVYGLAAILQIAKASEVAPISIKEIAERTGVSKNYLEQILNTLRNEKLVCSIKGKNGGYHLARDASEISFGEIFTALEKDLRMTSIQMSDPGLRAFFEKFDVKLAEIFNEPLSSYEEMMARSVQYLNFSI; this comes from the coding sequence ATGGCACTTTTAAGCACAAAGGGCGTCTATGGGCTTGCTGCAATTTTGCAGATCGCCAAAGCTAGCGAAGTAGCGCCGATAAGTATAAAAGAGATCGCCGAGCGTACGGGAGTTTCTAAGAATTATTTGGAGCAAATTCTAAATACCCTTAGAAACGAAAAGCTAGTGTGTAGTATCAAAGGTAAAAACGGCGGTTATCACCTAGCTAGAGATGCTAGCGAGATTTCTTTCGGTGAAATTTTTACTGCGCTTGAAAAGGATCTGCGGATGACTAGCATTCAGATGAGCGATCCTGGACTGCGGGCATTTTTTGAGAAATTTGACGTCAAGCTGGCAGAGATATTTAACGAGCCTCTAAGCAGCTACGAGGAGATGATGGCGCGAAGCGTCCAGTATTTAAATTTCAGCATTTAA
- a CDS encoding HAD family hydrolase, which produces MKTVIFDMDGTLLDSSSAIEISVNNTRRELYGLAPLQKNFIVHTINDPSKNAFLEFYGKTEASAEELAFFEKEFVSNYRDFAVLYEGIEDLLHSCKKAGFFLAVASNAPSYTLSAILEKTGVRRLFDLVVGADEQMPSKPNPAMLLHVISRSPHKNAIFLGDSKKDELAALRGAEFLQNLEFQGGNDGESLNASRDTSRKNFSASSGSLSSCSKNLNADEKFRSNDSDAGGAATLSFKGARISAKAEATEDAQAAAARCFQANLADLKGAKLEYLQVCWGFGEPSELSRNALSIAQAREIIGGI; this is translated from the coding sequence ATGAAAACCGTGATTTTTGATATGGATGGCACGCTGCTTGACTCCTCGAGCGCGATCGAAATCAGCGTCAATAACACTCGCCGCGAGCTCTACGGCCTAGCGCCGCTACAAAAGAATTTCATCGTCCACACCATCAACGATCCAAGCAAAAACGCCTTTTTGGAATTTTACGGCAAAACCGAAGCGAGCGCCGAAGAGCTTGCTTTTTTCGAGAAGGAATTTGTAAGCAATTACCGCGATTTTGCCGTGCTTTACGAGGGTATCGAAGATCTTTTGCACTCGTGCAAAAAAGCAGGATTTTTTCTCGCAGTCGCTTCCAATGCACCTTCCTATACCCTAAGCGCGATCTTAGAAAAAACGGGCGTGCGCAGGCTATTTGATCTGGTCGTAGGCGCGGACGAGCAGATGCCCTCAAAGCCCAACCCTGCGATGCTGCTACACGTAATCTCGCGCTCGCCGCACAAAAACGCGATTTTTTTAGGTGATAGCAAAAAGGATGAGCTAGCTGCACTCCGCGGCGCAGAATTTTTACAAAATTTAGAATTTCAAGGCGGCAATGACGGCGAGAGCTTAAACGCCAGCCGCGATACGAGTAGAAAGAATTTCAGCGCTAGTAGCGGAAGCTTAAGCTCTTGCAGCAAAAATCTTAACGCGGATGAAAAATTCCGCTCTAACGACTCGGACGCTGGCGGGGCGGCAACGCTAAGCTTTAAAGGCGCCAGAATTTCCGCAAAAGCAGAAGCGACGGAAGACGCGCAAGCTGCGGCAGCGCGATGCTTTCAGGCAAACTTGGCAGATCTAAAAGGTGCGAAACTTGAGTATTTGCAGGTATGCTGGGGGTTTGGCGAGCCTAGCGAACTAAGTCGCAATGCCCTAAGCATCGCACAAGCGCGCGAAATTATCGGCGGAATTTAA
- a CDS encoding O-acetylhomoserine aminocarboxypropyltransferase/cysteine synthase family protein — translation MQKETLATHFGYDSVAGYGTMAVPIYQSTAFNFGSSKKAADRFALRDLGPIYGRLTNPTTDVFEARLAALENGKAAIAVSSGQAAIFFAVANLAAAGENIIIAEKIYGGATTLLAHTIKRFGIEARIFDSETADNLEGLIDDKTRAIFFETLSNPQISVANTAKIATIANKHGVVTIADNTIPSPALYNPLDDGADVVIHSASKYISGQGLSIAGAIVSGKGLNSKLKGNPRYAHFNEPDESYHGLVYADLVDNFDIYTLRIRLSLLRDIGATLSPFNAFQLIQGLETLPLRMQKHSQNALKIAEFLQNHPKVKQVNYPGLPSSPFNAAIKAKFKNGYASSLMSFIVDSEETALKVVSKVKIFSVVANIGDTKSIITHPASTTHSQLNEEQLNRAGVPASLIRLSVGIEDANDLISDLSEALK, via the coding sequence ATGCAAAAAGAAACCCTCGCAACTCATTTTGGTTACGACTCCGTCGCAGGCTACGGCACGATGGCAGTCCCCATTTATCAAAGCACCGCGTTTAACTTCGGTTCTAGCAAAAAGGCTGCTGATCGCTTCGCGCTGCGTGATCTAGGACCAATTTATGGGCGTTTGACAAATCCTACTACTGATGTTTTTGAGGCGCGACTTGCGGCGCTGGAAAACGGCAAAGCCGCAATCGCGGTCTCTAGCGGGCAGGCGGCAATATTTTTTGCGGTGGCAAATTTAGCCGCAGCGGGCGAAAATATCATCATCGCCGAGAAAATTTACGGCGGCGCGACCACGCTTTTGGCGCACACGATCAAGCGTTTCGGCATCGAGGCTAGGATTTTTGACTCCGAAACGGCAGATAATTTGGAAGGTTTAATCGATGATAAAACTAGAGCGATCTTTTTCGAGACGCTTTCAAATCCTCAAATTTCAGTTGCAAATACCGCTAAAATAGCTACAATCGCAAATAAGCACGGCGTAGTAACGATTGCTGATAACACGATCCCAAGCCCTGCGCTTTACAATCCGCTTGATGACGGCGCCGATGTCGTAATCCACAGCGCTAGCAAATACATAAGTGGGCAAGGTCTTAGCATCGCAGGCGCGATCGTTTCGGGCAAGGGATTAAATTCCAAACTCAAAGGCAATCCGCGTTACGCACATTTTAACGAACCTGATGAGAGCTACCACGGCTTAGTTTATGCGGATTTGGTAGATAATTTCGACATTTATACGCTTAGAATTCGCTTGTCCCTGCTTCGCGATATTGGTGCGACTCTATCGCCGTTTAACGCGTTTCAGCTCATCCAGGGGCTTGAAACACTGCCGCTTCGCATGCAAAAACACTCGCAAAACGCGCTAAAGATAGCAGAATTTTTGCAAAATCATCCGAAGGTAAAGCAGGTCAATTATCCGGGGCTACCTAGTTCGCCGTTTAATGCCGCGATCAAAGCGAAATTTAAAAACGGCTATGCAAGCAGTCTGATGAGTTTCATCGTAGATAGCGAAGAAACAGCGCTAAAGGTGGTTAGTAAGGTTAAAATTTTCTCCGTCGTAGCAAATATCGGCGATACGAAGTCGATCATCACTCATCCTGCGAGCACGACGCATTCGCAGCTAAACGAGGAGCAGCTAAACCGCGCTGGCGTACCTGCGAGCTTAATCCGCCTAAGCGTGGGTATAGAGGACGCGAATGATTTGATTTCCGATCTTAGTGAGGCACTGAAATAA
- a CDS encoding replication-associated recombination protein A, whose protein sequence is MSLSLKFRPKSLDQIAGQGKIVAVFKKFVAAGSIPHSIFFGAAGSGKTTMARVIASELNYDFYELDATSLKVEDIRKILSSHAGSLIKPLIFIDEIHRLSKTQQEVLLIPMENYAAIIIGATTENPQFVLSSGIRSRSMIFEFEPLSYEDLEALLARVQGEIGFEMDEEARKYLLNSSSGDARSMLNLLEFALLADSAITLDTLRTLRANAVAAGVSSDDLHYELASAMIKSLRGSDADAALYYVARLIDAGESADFIARRMVILASEDIGNANPNALNIAVSTLTAVSKIGYPEARIILGQCAIYLAHSPKSNAAYLGINAALKFVRSAAPLPTPRYLINSDKQIADYKYPHDFGGWVEQAYMSEAAKFYESKGIGFEKTLDDWLAKIKAKGSV, encoded by the coding sequence ATGAGTTTGAGCTTGAAATTTCGCCCCAAAAGCCTTGATCAAATCGCGGGGCAGGGCAAGATCGTAGCGGTTTTTAAAAAATTCGTCGCCGCAGGCAGCATCCCGCACAGCATATTTTTCGGCGCCGCAGGCAGCGGTAAAACGACGATGGCGCGCGTGATCGCAAGCGAGCTGAACTATGATTTTTACGAGCTTGACGCTACGAGCCTGAAGGTCGAGGATATCCGCAAAATTCTATCCTCGCACGCCGGCTCGCTCATCAAGCCGCTCATTTTTATCGACGAGATCCACCGCCTTAGCAAGACGCAGCAGGAGGTGCTGCTCATCCCGATGGAGAACTACGCCGCGATCATCATCGGCGCGACGACGGAAAATCCGCAGTTCGTGCTAAGCAGCGGCATCCGCTCGCGCTCGATGATCTTTGAGTTTGAGCCGCTTAGCTACGAGGATTTGGAGGCGCTTTTGGCGCGGGTGCAGGGCGAGATCGGCTTTGAGATGGACGAGGAAGCGCGAAAATACCTACTAAACTCCAGCAGCGGCGATGCAAGGAGTATGTTGAACCTGCTGGAATTTGCGCTTTTGGCAGACAGCGCCATTACGCTGGATACGCTTCGCACGCTGCGTGCAAATGCCGTCGCTGCGGGCGTTAGCAGCGACGATCTGCATTACGAGCTTGCCAGCGCGATGATAAAAAGCCTGCGCGGCAGCGACGCCGACGCCGCGCTGTATTATGTCGCGAGGCTGATAGATGCGGGCGAGAGCGCGGATTTTATCGCGCGCAGGATGGTGATCCTAGCTAGCGAGGACATCGGCAATGCCAATCCAAACGCCCTAAATATCGCGGTTAGTACGCTAACTGCCGTCAGCAAGATCGGCTATCCCGAAGCTCGCATTATTTTAGGGCAATGCGCGATCTATCTGGCGCACAGCCCCAAATCAAACGCCGCGTATTTGGGCATCAACGCCGCTTTGAAGTTTGTCCGCTCCGCTGCACCGCTACCTACGCCACGCTATCTCATCAACTCCGACAAGCAGATAGCGGACTACAAATACCCACACGACTTCGGCGGCTGGGTAGAGCAGGCCTATATGAGCGAGGCGGCGAAATTTTACGAAAGCAAGGGGATCGGCTTTGAAAAGACGCTGGATGATTGGCTGGCAAAGATCAAGGCCAAGGGCTCGGTTTAA
- a CDS encoding FxsA family protein, translating to MFRLLIVPYLIIEAFTTYYFVSANGFAAYAVEIVISAILGGYVVANRSWMGFFNLMKISPKEILSGVGFVVGGVFLIAPGIFGDILGVCIITASFYCVTSDVPKFNTGSENSEKRERKFWRRSRASDDVIDVEVIEENEIEIRKSIGEEK from the coding sequence CTTTTGATCGTTCCATATCTGATAATTGAGGCATTTACGACCTATTATTTCGTAAGCGCAAACGGCTTTGCTGCGTACGCTGTGGAGATCGTCATAAGCGCGATTTTAGGCGGTTACGTCGTAGCAAACCGCTCGTGGATGGGCTTTTTTAACCTAATGAAAATCTCGCCGAAAGAAATTTTAAGCGGCGTGGGATTCGTCGTAGGCGGCGTTTTTCTCATTGCACCGGGCATTTTCGGCGATATTTTAGGCGTTTGCATAATCACTGCGTCGTTTTACTGCGTCACCAGCGACGTGCCTAAATTTAACACCGGCAGCGAAAATTCCGAAAAAAGAGAGCGAAAATTTTGGCGACGCAGCCGCGCAAGCGACGATGTAATCGACGTAGAGGTGATCGAAGAGAACGAAATCGAAATTCGAAAAAGCATAGGAGAGGAAAAATGA
- the hemC gene encoding hydroxymethylbilane synthase — protein sequence MKNLIIATRGSVLALWQSKHIASLLNARGIQAQLKSMKTKGDKILDTPLAKIGGKGLFTKELEESMLRGESHIAVHSLKDVPVEFPQGLVLAAICAREDVRDAMISEKYSKFDELPRGAKVGTTSLRRKMQLLSMRPDLEVISLRGNVQTRLRKLKDGEFDAIILAMAGINRLNLRAEVKHVAPFEISQMIPAMGQGALGIEAVDEPQILRAIEFLKDERAIIETTVERDFVRVLEGGCQVPIGINARLEGENIHISAIVGLPDGSESIRQSIVAQKSQYQSVGAELARVFIEKGAKQLLARAEAMASL from the coding sequence ATGAAAAATTTGATCATCGCTACTCGCGGCAGCGTGCTTGCGCTGTGGCAGAGCAAACATATCGCATCGCTACTTAATGCCCGCGGCATCCAAGCGCAGCTAAAAAGTATGAAAACCAAAGGCGATAAAATTTTAGATACGCCGCTTGCAAAAATCGGCGGCAAGGGGCTTTTTACGAAGGAGCTTGAGGAGAGCATGCTTCGCGGCGAATCACATATCGCCGTGCATAGCCTAAAAGACGTGCCCGTGGAGTTTCCACAGGGGCTCGTGCTAGCAGCGATCTGCGCGCGCGAGGATGTGCGCGATGCGATGATCAGCGAAAAATACTCTAAATTTGACGAGCTGCCCCGCGGCGCAAAAGTCGGCACCACGAGCCTTCGCCGCAAGATGCAGCTGCTTAGCATGCGGCCTGATTTAGAGGTGATCTCCTTGCGCGGCAACGTCCAAACCCGCTTGCGAAAGCTCAAAGACGGGGAATTCGACGCGATCATCTTGGCGATGGCGGGCATCAACCGATTAAATTTACGCGCCGAGGTAAAGCACGTAGCGCCCTTTGAAATCTCGCAGATGATCCCTGCGATGGGGCAAGGAGCGCTCGGCATCGAGGCGGTGGACGAGCCGCAAATCCTGCGCGCTATAGAATTTCTAAAAGACGAACGCGCGATCATCGAAACGACCGTGGAGCGGGATTTTGTCAGAGTTTTGGAGGGCGGCTGCCAGGTGCCGATCGGCATAAACGCGCGCCTTGAGGGCGAAAATATCCACATCAGCGCGATAGTTGGCCTGCCCGACGGCAGCGAGAGTATCCGTCAAAGCATCGTCGCGCAAAAATCTCAATACCAAAGCGTGGGTGCGGAGCTCGCGCGCGTTTTTATCGAAAAGGGCGCAAAGCAGCTTCTTGCGCGCGCTGAAGCGATGGCGAGCCTATAA
- the cysK gene encoding cysteine synthase A: MKIANDVTELIGNTPLVRINTFGKNALILAKAEFLNPSHSVKDRIAWQIVKDALSSGKIDKNSVLIEPTSGNTGVGLAMIAAKLGMKLILTMPSSMSIERQKLIAAFGAKIELTDPKFGMKGAVDRANELAASTPNSFIPSQFDNPSNPKAHFQSTGPEIWEQSGGKVDILVAGFGTGGTLSGTAKFLKSKNPNLKAYGVEPASSPLLTCGSAGGHKIQGIGANFIPANLDRSVIDGFLSVENDDAFAAARQLAQKEGLLVGISSGANVYAAAQIAAKPENRGKVIVTVLCDTGERYLSTELFK, from the coding sequence ATGAAAATAGCAAACGATGTTACGGAGCTCATCGGCAATACTCCATTAGTCAGAATCAATACGTTTGGCAAAAATGCCCTCATCCTAGCCAAGGCGGAATTTTTAAATCCAAGCCACTCGGTCAAGGATCGCATCGCATGGCAGATCGTAAAAGACGCGCTAAGCTCAGGCAAAATCGATAAAAATAGCGTTTTGATAGAGCCTACCAGCGGAAACACGGGCGTGGGGCTTGCGATGATCGCGGCAAAGCTCGGTATGAAGCTCATCCTAACGATGCCAAGCTCGATGAGTATCGAGCGCCAAAAGCTCATCGCCGCATTCGGCGCTAAAATCGAGCTGACCGATCCGAAATTTGGAATGAAAGGCGCGGTAGATAGGGCGAACGAGCTAGCGGCGAGTACTCCAAATAGCTTCATCCCGAGTCAATTTGACAACCCGAGCAATCCAAAGGCGCATTTTCAAAGTACAGGACCTGAAATTTGGGAGCAAAGCGGCGGCAAAGTAGATATTTTAGTCGCGGGATTTGGCACAGGTGGCACGCTTAGCGGCACGGCGAAATTTTTAAAATCTAAAAATCCAAACCTCAAAGCCTACGGCGTGGAGCCTGCTAGCTCACCGCTTCTTACGTGCGGTAGTGCGGGCGGGCATAAAATACAGGGCATCGGCGCAAATTTTATTCCTGCTAATCTTGATAGGAGCGTCATCGACGGCTTTTTGAGCGTTGAGAACGACGATGCGTTCGCCGCAGCTAGACAGCTGGCACAAAAAGAGGGCTTGCTGGTGGGTATCTCAAGCGGTGCGAACGTTTATGCTGCCGCTCAGATCGCTGCCAAGCCCGAAAACAGGGGCAAAGTGATCGTTACGGTCCTCTGCGATACCGGCGAGAGGTATCTTTCTACCGAGCTTTTCAAATAG
- a CDS encoding DUF2018 family protein, with protein MDIFESSPREKFFEILSAASPTLVQNEIEEALIRLIACERLCEARGISEREIKSFIAQQDLQDELNDKFLQMSGNILSNNE; from the coding sequence ATGGATATTTTTGAAAGCAGCCCAAGAGAGAAATTTTTTGAAATTTTATCCGCTGCAAGCCCTACTTTAGTGCAAAACGAAATCGAAGAAGCTCTAATCCGCCTAATCGCCTGTGAGCGACTCTGCGAAGCGCGCGGCATTAGCGAGCGCGAGATCAAAAGCTTCATAGCGCAGCAGGATCTACAAGACGAGCTAAACGACAAATTTTTGCAAATGAGCGGAAATATCCTAAGCAATAACGAATAA
- a CDS encoding polyprenyl synthetase family protein codes for MQDQIDLIMKSFIADCGYEPASEMFDRLSPGKKLRSKLLLNIARKDEKSLRLCAIIELIQAASLLHDDVIDESSVRRGKPSINATYGSKNAVMLGDILYSKAYFELSKFESRIAAALSLAVTKLAVGELMDVSLSDDFNDDASKYLQMIYLKTSALIEEVARCGAFLKFGSAENRGEISDMSGKKNEGEIPSAAKDHNKISSASAKFGKYGKNLGLAFQIIDDILDVTQSSEALGKPSLSDFAEGKTTLPYIYLYGNLDDAQRQKLRSFFKKQLCESEISWIKAKLSEHGIIERCINEARAYGQKALEAVAEFKNDKLEQIVRDMIDREF; via the coding sequence ATGCAAGATCAAATTGATTTAATTATGAAAAGCTTCATCGCAGACTGCGGATATGAGCCCGCTAGCGAGATGTTTGATAGGCTAAGCCCCGGCAAAAAACTGCGCTCTAAGCTGCTGTTAAACATCGCGCGAAAAGATGAAAAATCACTGCGTCTGTGCGCGATCATCGAGCTCATTCAAGCCGCAAGCCTGCTGCACGACGACGTCATCGACGAAAGCTCGGTGCGCCGCGGCAAGCCCTCGATCAATGCCACCTACGGCTCCAAAAACGCCGTGATGCTAGGCGACATACTCTATTCCAAGGCATATTTCGAGCTTAGCAAATTTGAAAGCCGCATCGCCGCCGCGCTTTCGCTCGCCGTCACGAAGCTCGCAGTGGGCGAGCTGATGGACGTGAGCTTAAGCGACGATTTCAACGACGATGCGAGCAAATATCTACAGATGATCTATCTAAAAACCTCGGCTCTCATAGAGGAAGTCGCGCGCTGCGGGGCGTTTTTGAAATTCGGCAGCGCGGAAAATCGCGGCGAAATTTCAGATATGAGCGGCAAAAAAAACGAGGGCGAAATTCCAAGCGCCGCGAAAGATCATAATAAAATTTCAAGCGCGAGCGCAAAATTCGGCAAATACGGCAAAAATCTTGGGCTTGCCTTTCAGATCATCGACGACATCTTAGACGTCACGCAAAGCTCAGAAGCGCTAGGCAAGCCAAGCCTGAGCGATTTTGCAGAGGGCAAAACCACCCTGCCCTACATCTATTTGTATGGAAATTTAGATGATGCGCAGCGACAAAAGCTGAGATCGTTTTTTAAAAAACAGCTGTGCGAGAGCGAAATTTCATGGATCAAGGCAAAGCTTAGCGAGCACGGCATCATCGAGCGCTGTATAAACGAAGCTCGCGCCTACGGGCAAAAGGCGCTTGAAGCCGTGGCGGAATTTAAAAACGACAAGCTGGAACAAATCGTGCGAGATATGATAGATAGGGAGTTTTGA